The DNA region TATTGGGATTTGTCGGCATATCTGTCTTGTTAAAACGATGGTACCCCAGAACCAAGACAAGGATTAAACTAACACTTATAGCGACAAATGAGTATTTTGAACTACCTGATGAGAATCCAATGCCTAAAGCATAAATTATTGATACAACTCCACCAAGTAATATTCCATCGGCAATGAGTATCATCCTTGTTTCAAAAAATATACTTAAAGCTGCTAAGGCTACAGCACCTATAAGCATGGTTATAGAGACATTACGGTTATAAGGTTCTAACTTCTTCTCCCAAGCTTCATTCTTCATATCGTAGTCTTTTTGTAGAGCTACCTGTTCTTTATTGTTTCCATCAAGGCCATAGTTTAACTCAGCAGGGTAATCGGGTGCTTTAGGCTCAGGATAGAATGTATGAATGCCAACTCCAAGAAAAATTGCTAATAATATGCCTAATAATAAGATATATGATGCTTTTACGAGCACGTTATTTCCCATAGCAAGATATTCTACTAGATGGTTATTCAATTAGTGAGTAAACAAAAACTGACAACTACCTTAAGGTCATTAGGATTAAGGGTATTTTTGATAGTAACCTATATATATGTCACAATCGCTATATCGAAAATATCGTCCTTCGAAATTTAATGAATTAATAGGACAAGACCATGTGTCATTAGCTTTGCAAAATGCCATGAGCGAAGATAGATTATCGCACGCATATTTATTTTCAGGCACAAGAGGTACGGGTAAAACATCAACAGCTCGAATACTAGGTACAGTATTAAATTGCGAGATATTCAAGGATGGGTTTCCTAAAGACGCAAAAGCTATAGAGCCTTGTGGTGTATGTGCGTCATGCATAAGTTCACGCAAAGGCGCATCATTCGATGTAATAGAACTAGACGCAGCCTCTAATAACGGTGTAGAAGACATGCGAGATTTAATAGAAAAAGTTTCGTACACCTCAGCAGCTGGTGGTCAAAAGGTATATATTATTGATGAAGTTCATGAATTAACAGGTAGGGCAGCAAATACATTATTAAAAACATTAGAAGAACCACCTAACCATGTTGTTTTTATCTTGGCAACCACAAATCCAGAAAAAGTATTACCCACAATACGATCACGTACACAACATTTCGAATTTAAAACTGTTGATGACCAAATACTTTTTGCCCATGTCAAAAACTTATTGGAAAAAGAGTCTAAAAAATTAGATGATGATGCTATTGATTATGTTGTAAGAAAAGGTGCAGGATCTGTACGTGACACTCTTTCTTATCTTGATCAGATTTTGGCACAAGACATAACAACACTAGAAGACATATCGCTTGCGAACGGGTCACCAGTCGATGGCATAATTTCCGATTTATTATTAGCTACTGCAACAAAAGATATAGCAGGAATATTTGATTCATTAAGTGAAATAGTATCTAGTGGAAAAGAGCCTCGTGCAATCACTGAAAATATAATTTCGTATGCACGTGATTGTTTAGTCTTATCATTAAATAACGATACAAAGATATTGCTTTCAGGATCAAACTCTAAAGATGAATTAATAAATCTAGGAGAGAAATGTGGAACAGAATTTCTAACACGTTTTATAATACGACTTGGAAAAGCTATATCTGACATGAGGGGAACTGCTTCGATCAATCCTCTTTTGACACTTGAAATTGCCCTATTGGACACAATAAATTCAGTTTCTTGTCAGGTATCGGATCAAGCCTCAGATGATCGAAATAATTCCAGCTCGACTCCGACACGAACACTTTCTTCCACTGCTTCGCAAGTTACAGAAAGTCCTGCACCATTAGTTTCACCACAGGCTAAAGTCGCCGTTCCAAGACCCTTACCTACAAAAAATATTGAAACAAGTGGATCTGTAAGTACAAATGTTTCGGAACGATCATCTCGCTCGCGAGATTCTGGAGAAACATATAACGCGGACGATAAGCTGGAAGTTAAAAGGCCGGCAACACTTGGAGCCTTAAAGAGGTCGATACCTTCTGTTGAAAAGCAAGTTGATTTAGTTGAAGAAGAAAAGAAATTAGTTCCCAAAAATAAAATAGTGTTAAGTGATATTAATGCTTCTTGGTCAAAGGTGATTATGTTGTTATCACCAGCAAGTCAATCAGCAATAAAAAAGGCTGAGCCGATAAAATTAGAAAATGATGTTTTAACTTTCGGAGTATCGCCAGAAAATATAGATGAAGTAAAATCAAGATTTAAAAAAGATGCATCAATAATACGAGGCTTTTTGGAGAGCCTCCATGAACAGACATTTAGATTCCAAATCATCCCTATCGAAGCTAGAGGGAATGATTTTTCTAAAATAAGATCAAGTGATGAAGATAAAGAAATAGAAGAATCAACTGAGTATAACCCTGTTGACCATATCGTAAATAAATTTGGTGGAGAAATAGTTCCTGAATAGTTCTGATTAGATCAACTCAATTTTTCTACACAGAACAGTAAAATGGGTTTAAATTGCGGTTAGAATTATAATATGTCTTCTCCTTATGATGGTGCAGTAGCGCGCCTTATCGATTCCTTTGGGCGATTACCCGGGATAGGTCCAAAATCAGCACAACGTATTGCATTTCATATTTTAAAAGCCAGTTCTAAAGAGGTCAGTGACCTTACCGAAGCAATTGAAGTAGCAAAAAGAACAGTTCATTTTTGTGAAACTTGTTTTAACTTAGCGCAAGATAAATATTGTTCAGTTTGCAAAAGCGCTAAAAGAGATCGAACTATGGTATGCGTAGTTGAAGAACCCAAAGATATGGTTGCCATTGAACGTACAGGCGAATTTCATGGTCTGTATCATATTTTACAAGGGACGATTTCCCCCATCGATGGTATTGGACCAGATCAGCTTCGTATATCAGAGCTTTTACAAAGAGTTGTTAATAATAATTTGCCAGAAATTGAAAGTGATCTAGAAAAAACGGAGTTCGACTTAACTGCATCGGTTAACGAAGTGATAATTGCAACGAACCCCACAGTCGAAGGTGATGCAACAGGTATGTATATAGCACGTTTAATAGAACCCTTCGGTGTGAAAGTCACAAAGTTGGCAAGTGGGCTACCTGTTGGTGGAGATTTAGAATATGCTGATGACATTACTCTCGCTAGGGCATTTGAGGGTCGGCTTGTCTATAAATAAATCTAAATTATTTAAATATTAATAATTGCCTATCTTTGACGATATACTTAATATATGACCCAGACATTTGATACTTTACCAACAGAGCCTTTGTCATATATTTCTGAGCCTGATAACTTGGAAAATTCAGAACGTAATCATAGCGACGTTTCGAATCCAAAACTATTAGCAGTGGTATTAAAGGGCACGCCTCTTTTGACTGGGGCAGTGATAGCTTGTGGTTGTGCATACGTAGGCCTAAATGATCCTGAAACAAAAGCCTTAACTCCAGCTTGTGGATTCTATCTCCTTACTGGGATGTATTGTCCAGGATGTGGAATGACAAGAGCCTTACATAGTCTTCTTGGAGGTAAAGTTCTAAATGCCATTAGGTATAACTTGATATTAGTATTAGCGATCCCATTTTTAGTTTATGGATATATTTGGTGGACAAATTGGGCTTTTACTTCTAAAGAACTTCCAAAAATGAAATTTTCAAAACGTTTAGTTTGGGCTATCTGTATTCTTTCAATTGTATTTGTAATAGGAAGAAATATGCCAGGACAAATCCCAAGCTTTTTTGCTTTAGGTAGATGATATAAAAAAACCCTGTATCAATAATGATACAGGGTTTAAATAATTCTTGATCTTTATTATTTAAGTATTGGTACTCCGAATGGGTATTTGCTTTCTTTTCCGTCATTAACTTTGATGCCATTAATAACTGCGAAAATTGCTGTTACCAGCCAAAGAGCACTACTTAACAAGATGAATAAACAAGCTAAACCGCCATTAGAAGAAACACTGTACCTATAGCCATAAGCGTTATTTGTTGTTGTAGTCTCAAATACACCTGCAGTATATAATAATGATATCAACATAGATACTGCAGAAGGTATGATTGCAAAGTTAAATGCTTTAGCAGCCTCTCTTTTTACAAATGGTGAATCACCTTTGACGAAATAGATGATTAAAGCTGGAATCCAACCAAATATTACCATTCCAAAGTGACAAATTAATGCCATAGTTTTGTTATCGCTGCTTGGAACAGAAGAACCATCTTGTGGCATTGGTGGTGGTGGTGGGGTAGTCATAATAACTCCTATTTCTTATAGATTACGCAAACTTTTTTGCTTAGATATAGAATCTATAACAAATTCTATATAAAACGTGTGATAGTAAGCAATTTTCTAACCTCTAGCATTAGCAACAGCACGAGAAGCAGCGATGCCTTCTAGCACAGCTTCAGCATACCAATCCGTAGGTATGCCGGAAGTCTTTGTGATTACAAGTGAATATAATTTATTAGCCAGATCTAAACGAATATTATGAGCAAGAGTTACGCGTCTATCTAAATACCTTCTAATCAAATATATTTCGTCGTCGCTCACTTGAGATATTTCCCATTTTCGAAATGGAGCATTCATATCGAGTGCAGCATCTTGAACTTGTAATGTTCCCAATATAGATTTTCTATCGGCATGAACAACTATTGTACCTGCAAAAAGATCGCCCAGTCTTTGTTGATTATTAGTCAAAATTATTGATAAAAAAGCGATTGCCGGGAAGATAATACATTCAAGAGGCCAGAAAAATGATCTTACTAAGCATTGCCAAAAAAGTGGTTTTGAACCTCTTAGTGTTACTACCTTTAGGTTAGCCGTCCTATATCCTATGCTCGCTCCATATTTCAGTTCGAATATTGCACGGTACAACCAGATAGTAAAAAATTGAATTAATATTATTATCGCTGTTAATATTCCGCCACCATCTCTATTAGATACTATTCCAGTGGATAATATCATAAGAAATATCAAGAATGAAGCAATTTGAACGATCATTATTATCGCAAAAATAATTAGCAAATCAACCATAGCCGCAAGACTCCTTGATCCTACTCCGGCTACATCATGACTAAATGTTATGCCCTCGGGCGTATTGACACGTACTTGACCTAACATGCGACTAGTTTATTTCATTAACTATGAACATTGATGTATTCCTACGAACAAAAGATGAAGATTGGCGCGAATTATCAAATTTGATGAGAATTTCAAAAGGGAAACTTTCAAAATTAGATAAAGATTCAATTTTAAAGTTTGGTACTTTATACAGATCTGCATGTGCCGATCTTGCCTATGCCCGCCGAGAGTTTGCTGGTGATGCTGTACAAAATAATTTGGAAGTTATGGTTGCTAGATGTTCCAGTATTTTGTATTCAAAAAAAGCAGTGGATATAAAAAAAGTAATTCATTTCTTTACCATAGGGATGTGGGCTTCAATTTCGCTTAGACCTAAATTGGTTTTGGTTAGTTTTATGTTAATGATGATTCCGTGGATTGCGAGTTCATTATATGCGATTCAAAATCCAGAAAATGCTGCTGGACTGGCACCTGCGGGAGTTGAGAGTGTCGTGCAAAGACCGAGTGCAGATTTTGGATTAACACCAGGTGAAAAAGCAGGAGCGTCTTCAGAAATTTTAGCGAATAATATACGCATTGCTATTATGGTATTTGTTGCTGGTGTAACAGCTGGCGTTCTAACTGTTATATTATTAGTACAGCAGGGAGTAGTTTTGGGAGCCATGTTTGGTCTTACAATTCAGGCTGGCAATGCAGCTGTACTTTGGCAATTTGTTGTAC from Acidimicrobiia bacterium includes:
- the dnaX gene encoding DNA polymerase III subunit gamma/tau, whose amino-acid sequence is MSQSLYRKYRPSKFNELIGQDHVSLALQNAMSEDRLSHAYLFSGTRGTGKTSTARILGTVLNCEIFKDGFPKDAKAIEPCGVCASCISSRKGASFDVIELDAASNNGVEDMRDLIEKVSYTSAAGGQKVYIIDEVHELTGRAANTLLKTLEEPPNHVVFILATTNPEKVLPTIRSRTQHFEFKTVDDQILFAHVKNLLEKESKKLDDDAIDYVVRKGAGSVRDTLSYLDQILAQDITTLEDISLANGSPVDGIISDLLLATATKDIAGIFDSLSEIVSSGKEPRAITENIISYARDCLVLSLNNDTKILLSGSNSKDELINLGEKCGTEFLTRFIIRLGKAISDMRGTASINPLLTLEIALLDTINSVSCQVSDQASDDRNNSSSTPTRTLSSTASQVTESPAPLVSPQAKVAVPRPLPTKNIETSGSVSTNVSERSSRSRDSGETYNADDKLEVKRPATLGALKRSIPSVEKQVDLVEEEKKLVPKNKIVLSDINASWSKVIMLLSPASQSAIKKAEPIKLENDVLTFGVSPENIDEVKSRFKKDASIIRGFLESLHEQTFRFQIIPIEARGNDFSKIRSSDEDKEIEESTEYNPVDHIVNKFGGEIVPE
- the recR gene encoding recombination protein RecR → MSSPYDGAVARLIDSFGRLPGIGPKSAQRIAFHILKASSKEVSDLTEAIEVAKRTVHFCETCFNLAQDKYCSVCKSAKRDRTMVCVVEEPKDMVAIERTGEFHGLYHILQGTISPIDGIGPDQLRISELLQRVVNNNLPEIESDLEKTEFDLTASVNEVIIATNPTVEGDATGMYIARLIEPFGVKVTKLASGLPVGGDLEYADDITLARAFEGRLVYK
- a CDS encoding DUF2752 domain-containing protein → MTQTFDTLPTEPLSYISEPDNLENSERNHSDVSNPKLLAVVLKGTPLLTGAVIACGCAYVGLNDPETKALTPACGFYLLTGMYCPGCGMTRALHSLLGGKVLNAIRYNLILVLAIPFLVYGYIWWTNWAFTSKELPKMKFSKRLVWAICILSIVFVIGRNMPGQIPSFFALGR
- a CDS encoding DUF4870 domain-containing protein; this encodes MTTPPPPPMPQDGSSVPSSDNKTMALICHFGMVIFGWIPALIIYFVKGDSPFVKREAAKAFNFAIIPSAVSMLISLLYTAGVFETTTTNNAYGYRYSVSSNGGLACLFILLSSALWLVTAIFAVINGIKVNDGKESKYPFGVPILK
- a CDS encoding RDD family protein, whose product is MLGQVRVNTPEGITFSHDVAGVGSRSLAAMVDLLIIFAIIMIVQIASFLIFLMILSTGIVSNRDGGGILTAIIILIQFFTIWLYRAIFELKYGASIGYRTANLKVVTLRGSKPLFWQCLVRSFFWPLECIIFPAIAFLSIILTNNQQRLGDLFAGTIVVHADRKSILGTLQVQDAALDMNAPFRKWEISQVSDDEIYLIRRYLDRRVTLAHNIRLDLANKLYSLVITKTSGIPTDWYAEAVLEGIAASRAVANARG
- a CDS encoding stage II sporulation protein M encodes the protein MNIDVFLRTKDEDWRELSNLMRISKGKLSKLDKDSILKFGTLYRSACADLAYARREFAGDAVQNNLEVMVARCSSILYSKKAVDIKKVIHFFTIGMWASISLRPKLVLVSFMLMMIPWIASSLYAIQNPENAAGLAPAGVESVVQRPSADFGLTPGEKAGASSEILANNIRIAIMVFVAGVTAGVLTVILLVQQGVVLGAMFGLTIQAGNAAVLWQFVVPHGFLEISCIIVSGAAGLRIGMAIIDPGFRTRAHAIAQESKQALATALVVAISLFFSGILEGSISTSGLPTPVGLMLGVSIASLWWGWIFFAGYLEKKAIARGSVLELTNADI